One genomic window of Tatumella citrea includes the following:
- a CDS encoding DedA family protein, whose product MHIDINSLIHHYGYFALLLGCMAEGETFVLLGGIAAHKGLLHFAGVVIAAMAGGIIGDQLLYWLGRRYGTRLLSKFSNHQDKAARASELINRHPSLFVIGVRFMYGFRIIGPIIIGTSQLSPRRFLIFNVIGAFIWALLFVSLGYFAGKLITPWFDKLDEYLKPVFWVAGIAVVLYIVWKGIRFLQQRRQQQ is encoded by the coding sequence TTGCATATTGATATTAACTCACTGATTCACCATTACGGTTATTTCGCCCTGTTGCTGGGTTGTATGGCTGAAGGTGAGACTTTTGTATTGCTGGGCGGGATAGCAGCTCATAAAGGATTACTGCATTTTGCTGGTGTGGTGATTGCTGCCATGGCCGGAGGGATCATTGGTGATCAGCTGCTGTACTGGCTGGGCCGCCGTTATGGTACCCGGTTATTATCTAAGTTCAGCAATCACCAGGATAAGGCCGCCCGTGCCAGTGAACTGATCAACCGCCACCCCAGTTTATTTGTGATTGGTGTACGTTTTATGTATGGTTTCCGAATTATCGGGCCAATCATTATCGGAACAAGTCAGCTATCACCCCGGCGTTTTCTGATATTTAATGTTATCGGTGCGTTTATCTGGGCGTTACTGTTTGTCAGCCTTGGTTACTTTGCCGGCAAGCTAATTACCCCCTGGTTTGATAAACTGGATGAATATCTGAAACCGGTGTTCTGGGTTGCAGGAATTGCTGTGGTGTTGTACATAGTCTGGAAAGGCATACGCTTTTTGCAACAACGGCGACAGCAACAATAA